One Jeotgalicoccus saudimassiliensis DNA window includes the following coding sequences:
- the fadX gene encoding fatty acid degradation protein FadX, whose protein sequence is MEIISYNDLRNIVKSGDVISIAALSTGNLPMEVLKYLAEQYDEDSRTDNLTFVVSNDISDFDDGFDLDSFVSRGMVKRIIASLVIASPVTVEAIKNNEIEAYFLPQGVIATSYREQAASSPGMITKIGLNTVVDPRMSGGKVNDITRDDLVSLIEINNEEYLHYDFPKIDVCLLRGTYADVKGNIFMDHESHLGEGFSAASAARQNGGKVIVQVKEVIENGSFNPREVFIPSELVDYVVVNKNPKYHKQVIQTYYDPALSGHHRITQSKEKFLKFDSRKIILRRSAQFLKPGHAVSIGYGINNELSNVLREERAEDLVKLNIDTGIFGGMIGSGNHFGMNYNLDARLRHDMTWDFIFNGGLDIAFLSFAEIDSEGNVNVSKFGRRMNGSGGFIDISQTIKTLIFSGTMVVGSKSHCEDDGLVIDEEGHSKKFVDTVQSMDFNARYSRELGQDVYYVTERAVFQLTDEGMEMIEIAPGLDLEREVLSQMNFKPLISKDLKIIDNELYKETWGKLAQSIKNNH, encoded by the coding sequence ATGGAGATTATTTCATATAACGATTTAAGAAATATTGTTAAAAGCGGCGATGTTATTTCAATAGCTGCGTTATCCACAGGTAATTTACCTATGGAAGTGCTGAAATATCTTGCCGAACAGTATGACGAAGACAGCAGAACTGACAATTTAACTTTTGTCGTGTCGAATGATATCAGCGATTTTGATGACGGGTTTGATCTCGACTCATTCGTATCGCGCGGCATGGTCAAAAGAATTATTGCAAGCCTCGTCATTGCTTCTCCTGTAACGGTTGAAGCAATTAAAAACAACGAAATTGAAGCTTACTTCCTGCCACAGGGTGTTATCGCAACTTCCTACCGCGAACAGGCGGCTTCTTCACCGGGAATGATAACTAAAATCGGTTTGAATACGGTTGTGGATCCAAGAATGTCCGGCGGCAAAGTCAATGATATTACCCGTGACGATTTAGTTTCTTTAATTGAAATTAATAACGAGGAATATCTGCATTACGATTTTCCGAAGATTGATGTATGTCTGTTAAGAGGCACATATGCCGATGTGAAAGGAAACATCTTTATGGATCACGAATCCCATCTCGGTGAAGGGTTCAGTGCAGCTTCTGCCGCGAGACAGAATGGCGGTAAGGTCATCGTTCAGGTAAAGGAAGTTATTGAGAACGGCAGTTTCAATCCGCGTGAAGTGTTTATACCTTCGGAGCTTGTAGATTACGTAGTAGTAAACAAAAATCCAAAATATCATAAGCAGGTGATACAGACATATTATGATCCCGCTTTATCCGGCCATCACAGAATTACACAGAGTAAGGAAAAGTTTTTAAAGTTTGATTCCAGAAAAATCATATTAAGGCGTTCTGCCCAGTTTTTAAAGCCCGGCCATGCTGTCAGCATCGGTTATGGCATTAACAACGAGCTGTCCAACGTACTTCGGGAGGAAAGGGCCGAAGATCTTGTTAAATTGAATATCGATACCGGTATATTTGGGGGAATGATCGGCAGCGGTAATCATTTTGGCATGAACTACAATCTCGACGCGAGATTACGCCACGACATGACTTGGGATTTTATCTTTAACGGGGGACTCGATATAGCATTTTTAAGTTTCGCTGAAATCGACAGCGAAGGCAACGTCAACGTTTCAAAATTTGGGAGAAGAATGAACGGCAGCGGGGGCTTTATCGATATCAGTCAGACAATCAAAACATTAATCTTTTCAGGAACGATGGTCGTGGGGAGCAAATCGCACTGTGAAGATGACGGGCTGGTTATCGATGAAGAAGGTCATTCCAAAAAGTTTGTCGACACCGTGCAAAGTATGGATTTTAACGCACGTTATTCAAGGGAACTTGGTCAGGATGTATATTACGTTACCGAGCGTGCGGTGTTCCAGCTGACGGATGAAGGCATGGAAATGATCGAAATTGCTCCGGGTCTGGATCTGGAGAGAGAGGTATTGTCACAGATGAACTTTAAGCCTTTAATTTCAAAGGATTTAAAGATCATCGACAATGAACTGTATAAAGAAACATGGGGGAAGTTAGCGCAATCTATTAAAAATAATCATTAA
- the fadD gene encoding long-chain-fatty-acid--CoA ligase FadD translates to MNYDWIKTRADYDEVKAAIIDPAKGTKWSYQDLNARADNLAHYLQDQGIKRGDVVGIFAPNDVAIFDLLFASFKMGVVYLPINWRLKPKEIQSIIEDSGVKMIFYSLRHKESLTGTPDELLHMDIDSPEYDEICNPKNHNLFKAVDVESEDLASLMYTSGTTGMPKGVMFTYESFVSNVINAALTYKVTGDQTTIISTPTFHVLGLNDTALPLIMAGGTLVLHRYFDGAQLNDLMSQFKPDYLIMIPTMYYGMLVADNFDIKNFENIKYLIQGGSSPLPAVQKKFESMGHTLINGYGLTEAPLTMVNTPHNSKVKPMSIGKSIMYVESKLLDDDGNEVGVGEIGELAVKGKNVTPGYWNKPEETAKVFKNGYFLTGDLAKKDEDGDIFIVNRKKELIITGGENVLPSEVEAALSEHPIVRSAIVVGYDSPEYGESVSAAIVLAEETENFEEILDKHVRERIAGYKIPRLYLEMKDIPLNSTAKPDRLEIQRLMNEKAKENGVA, encoded by the coding sequence ATGAATTATGACTGGATTAAAACAAGAGCGGACTACGATGAAGTCAAGGCAGCGATTATTGACCCGGCGAAGGGGACGAAGTGGTCTTATCAGGACTTAAACGCACGTGCTGATAACTTAGCGCACTATTTACAGGATCAGGGAATTAAACGCGGGGATGTTGTCGGTATTTTTGCACCGAATGACGTGGCGATATTCGACCTGTTATTTGCTTCATTTAAGATGGGCGTTGTCTATCTTCCGATTAACTGGCGCTTAAAACCGAAAGAAATACAGAGCATTATTGAAGACTCGGGCGTTAAGATGATTTTCTACTCGCTTCGTCATAAGGAAAGTTTAACCGGGACGCCGGATGAACTGCTTCATATGGATATCGATTCACCGGAGTACGATGAAATCTGTAATCCAAAAAACCACAACCTGTTTAAAGCAGTGGATGTGGAAAGTGAAGATCTTGCTTCACTGATGTATACAAGCGGTACAACGGGGATGCCGAAAGGGGTAATGTTCACATACGAGTCTTTCGTATCGAATGTGATTAACGCAGCTCTGACATACAAGGTGACAGGTGATCAGACGACGATTATCTCGACACCGACATTCCATGTACTTGGTCTGAATGATACGGCACTGCCGTTAATTATGGCCGGCGGAACACTCGTATTACACCGCTACTTTGACGGTGCACAGCTTAATGATCTGATGAGCCAGTTCAAGCCGGACTACCTGATTATGATTCCAACGATGTACTACGGTATGCTCGTAGCGGATAACTTTGACATTAAAAACTTTGAAAATATTAAGTATCTGATTCAGGGCGGATCATCACCGCTGCCGGCTGTGCAGAAGAAATTTGAAAGCATGGGGCATACGCTGATTAACGGTTACGGTCTGACAGAAGCACCGCTTACAATGGTAAACACACCGCATAACTCTAAAGTTAAGCCGATGAGTATCGGTAAATCTATTATGTACGTAGAAAGCAAACTGCTGGATGATGACGGCAACGAAGTCGGCGTCGGAGAAATCGGGGAGCTTGCTGTTAAAGGGAAGAACGTTACACCTGGCTATTGGAATAAACCGGAAGAAACAGCCAAAGTATTTAAGAACGGTTATTTCCTGACGGGAGACCTTGCGAAAAAAGATGAAGACGGGGATATCTTTATCGTTAACCGTAAGAAAGAACTGATTATTACCGGCGGGGAAAACGTACTGCCTTCAGAAGTAGAAGCGGCACTGTCCGAACATCCGATTGTCCGTTCAGCGATTGTTGTCGGTTACGACAGTCCGGAGTATGGTGAATCGGTATCAGCAGCAATTGTTCTAGCAGAGGAAACAGAGAATTTCGAAGAAATACTCGACAAACATGTGAGAGAACGTATTGCGGGATACAAGATTCCGAGACTGTATCTTGAAATGAAGGATATTCCATTAAACTCGACAGCTAAACCTGACAGACTGGAAATTCAGCGTTTAATGAACGAGAAGGCTAAAGAAAACGGTGTGGCATAA
- a CDS encoding competence protein ComK, producing MSRQHYIINDETMYIIAKTNGRYTESTVGELYGEPISCLSIPNKILEHNCKYHFQTYASRKDLTRSLSGIRSKHPIILDLFGSYVYFCTHSDRVMENSWFNLRYIDSYYDYNGNTKVKFENNEELEIDISYSSFNNQYLNAVKLHYKFNLAKEKTYRKDESAKFSYEHQQQEMQYINEAARETYLKYMRGIDQINKV from the coding sequence ATGAGCCGACAGCATTATATTATTAATGATGAAACGATGTATATTATTGCAAAAACCAATGGGCGCTATACGGAAAGCACTGTAGGGGAATTATATGGAGAGCCGATATCTTGTCTTTCTATTCCGAATAAGATTTTAGAGCACAACTGTAAGTATCACTTCCAGACTTATGCTTCACGTAAAGATCTGACTAGAAGTTTATCGGGTATACGTTCTAAGCATCCTATCATTTTGGACTTATTCGGTTCATATGTTTATTTCTGCACGCATTCAGACCGTGTAATGGAGAACTCCTGGTTTAATTTAAGATACATTGACAGTTATTATGATTATAATGGGAATACAAAAGTTAAATTTGAGAACAATGAAGAGCTGGAAATTGATATTTCATACAGTTCATTTAACAATCAGTATTTAAATGCAGTGAAGCTGCACTATAAATTCAACCTGGCTAAAGAAAAAACATACCGTAAGGATGAATCTGCGAAGTTTTCGTATGAACACCAGCAGCAGGAAATGCAGTATATCAACGAAGCAGCACGTGAAACGTACTTAAAATACATGCGTGGAATCGACCAAATCAATAAAGTATAG
- a CDS encoding lipoate--protein ligase codes for MKFISNNDIKDPMINLAMEEYILREIPTDDSYFLFYVNQPSIIIGKNQNTIEEINEPYIKEHGIKVVRRVSGGGAVYHDEGNLNFSFITEDDGDSFHNFKKFTQPIVEALKEMGVDAELSGRNDIEIEGGKKVSGNAMFTQKGRMFSHGTLMLESDISEVQNALKVNPKKIQSKGVKSVSARVGNINDYLDEKIDIEEFKERILDKIFGGLENVEEYKLTGDDWAKINQLSEEKYQTWEWNYGRNPKYNYDNSHKYPAGLLDVRLEVRGGRIEHAKIFGDFFGVGEVVDVENLLIGVEHNRDAIAEAIKDVDISHYLGRITREEFLDLIS; via the coding sequence ATGAAGTTTATTTCAAACAATGACATCAAAGATCCGATGATTAATCTGGCGATGGAAGAATATATATTAAGAGAAATCCCGACGGACGACTCTTACTTTCTGTTCTATGTAAACCAGCCGTCAATCATTATCGGTAAAAACCAGAATACGATTGAAGAAATTAACGAGCCGTACATTAAAGAACACGGCATTAAAGTTGTGCGACGTGTATCAGGCGGGGGAGCGGTATACCACGATGAAGGTAACCTGAACTTCAGCTTCATTACCGAAGACGATGGAGACAGCTTCCACAACTTTAAAAAATTCACGCAGCCGATCGTTGAAGCATTGAAAGAAATGGGTGTTGATGCTGAACTGTCCGGACGAAACGACATCGAAATCGAAGGCGGCAAAAAAGTGTCGGGGAATGCAATGTTCACACAAAAGGGACGTATGTTCTCGCATGGTACTTTAATGCTTGAGAGCGATATTTCCGAAGTACAGAACGCGCTGAAAGTAAACCCGAAGAAAATCCAGTCAAAAGGTGTTAAATCTGTAAGTGCACGGGTCGGAAACATTAACGACTACCTGGATGAGAAAATTGATATCGAGGAATTTAAAGAGAGAATACTGGATAAAATATTCGGCGGGCTGGAAAACGTTGAAGAATACAAACTGACAGGCGATGACTGGGCGAAAATCAACCAGCTGTCTGAAGAAAAATACCAGACGTGGGAATGGAACTACGGCAGAAATCCTAAATACAACTACGACAACTCGCACAAATACCCGGCAGGACTGCTGGACGTGAGACTGGAAGTACGCGGGGGACGCATTGAACACGCGAAAATTTTCGGAGACTTCTTTGGAGTCGGTGAAGTAGTGGACGTTGAGAATCTGCTTATCGGAGTGGAACACAACCGTGACGCGATTGCAGAAGCAATCAAAGACGTGGATATCAGCCACTATTTAGGACGAATTACGAGAGAAGAATTTTTAGATTTAATTTCATAA
- a CDS encoding cold-shock protein: MNEGTVKWFNSEKGFGFIEQEAGDDVFVHFSAIQADGYKSLEEGQKVNFEIEEGQRGPQATNVTAI, translated from the coding sequence ATGAACGAAGGAACAGTAAAATGGTTTAACTCAGAAAAAGGATTTGGATTTATCGAGCAGGAAGCTGGAGACGACGTATTCGTACACTTCTCAGCAATCCAGGCTGATGGTTACAAATCATTAGAAGAAGGACAAAAAGTTAACTTTGAAATCGAAGAAGGACAACGTGGCCCACAAGCTACTAACGTTACTGCGATATAA
- a CDS encoding winged helix-turn-helix transcriptional regulator, with amino-acid sequence MLQNEICPRFEKAVNILSQRWTALLIYQMLDGHSRFGEIQAATGVSGKVLSDRLKSMEQEGLIKRDVIPETPVVIKYTLTDKGHSLEPVLKDIEKWSQDWIDSDNKVEA; translated from the coding sequence ATGTTACAAAATGAAATTTGCCCACGCTTTGAAAAAGCGGTAAATATATTAAGTCAAAGATGGACGGCGCTGCTGATTTATCAGATGCTGGATGGCCATTCCAGATTCGGTGAAATACAGGCAGCGACCGGCGTCAGCGGGAAAGTATTATCAGACCGCCTGAAAAGCATGGAACAGGAAGGCCTCATCAAGCGTGATGTCATCCCGGAAACACCTGTAGTTATCAAATACACTTTAACAGATAAAGGCCATTCACTTGAGCCGGTGTTAAAAGATATTGAGAAATGGTCGCAGGACTGGATTGACTCGGACAACAAAGTTGAAGCTTAA
- a CDS encoding deoxynucleoside kinase has product MNHRKGDGKLITLAGTIGAGKTEWGKVIAKHFDVELLEEKVDGNPFLAKYYDEPDRYSFHLQVFFLNHRFKAIKKAMAHPNSVLDRSIYEDAMIFARLQYENGSMDEAEYETYLDLHENMMEELNDLYKQQVLFKKSPDLMVMVHGSFEEVMRRIKRRGREFEQIEGNPGLYKYYQDLYNLYENEFIAEYNSKNISPVYVIDIDKMDLFNPDDVQTVVKGIEETLKSHRGFVHPEELE; this is encoded by the coding sequence ATGAACCACAGAAAAGGTGACGGTAAATTGATTACATTAGCAGGAACAATCGGAGCAGGTAAAACAGAGTGGGGTAAAGTCATTGCAAAACACTTTGATGTAGAATTACTCGAAGAAAAAGTGGACGGCAACCCGTTTTTGGCAAAATATTATGATGAGCCGGACAGATACAGCTTCCACCTTCAGGTATTCTTCCTGAACCACAGATTTAAGGCTATTAAAAAAGCGATGGCACACCCGAACTCGGTGCTTGACCGTTCAATTTATGAAGATGCAATGATCTTTGCAAGACTTCAGTACGAAAACGGTTCGATGGATGAAGCGGAGTACGAAACTTACCTGGATCTTCATGAGAACATGATGGAGGAACTGAACGATTTATATAAACAGCAGGTGCTGTTCAAAAAATCACCGGATCTGATGGTGATGGTTCACGGTTCATTTGAGGAAGTAATGAGAAGAATTAAACGCCGCGGCAGAGAATTCGAGCAGATTGAAGGCAATCCGGGATTATACAAATACTATCAGGATTTATACAATCTGTACGAGAATGAATTCATTGCAGAGTACAACAGCAAGAACATTTCTCCGGTATATGTTATCGACATCGACAAGATGGATTTATTTAATCCGGACGACGTTCAGACAGTGGTAAAAGGCATCGAAGAGACGCTGAAAAGCCACAGAGGCTTCGTGCATCCGGAAGAACTGGAGTAA
- a CDS encoding C45 family autoproteolytic acyltransferase/hydolase: MKPYYSDVLQFRGSHYDFGYFQGKKLIHSPILPNREKQWRPREKRHFITDPETSMAMLKKLAPQIVDEIRGLADALELNMTEAFKKFGGYYLELTLSGCSIFAGDDFFVRNYDSHPRGYEGRYIFYQPTDRGYALMGPTMQITGRIDGMNEKGLVIGYNFTHTKKSADGFMCSMIARMVLETCADTDEAVAMLKEIPHRHSFSYVVQDKRGIPYVVEASPRKVIARQSNVCTNHFHLLHEENRYRQEETRIREQNIIRKQQPSGSAYEAFKIMNSLDEGIASTKYEASAGTLHTSVYLPKELKAMFVIGLDRKPVIFDFNKWLQGENINITKIKGELDSDKPFVNME; encoded by the coding sequence ATGAAACCATACTACAGCGATGTGCTCCAGTTCAGAGGCAGTCATTATGACTTCGGTTATTTTCAGGGTAAAAAGCTCATACATTCACCGATTTTACCGAATCGTGAAAAACAGTGGCGCCCGAGAGAAAAACGGCATTTCATTACTGATCCGGAAACATCGATGGCGATGCTAAAAAAGCTCGCTCCTCAAATAGTTGATGAAATACGCGGACTCGCCGATGCACTGGAACTGAATATGACAGAAGCGTTTAAAAAATTCGGCGGCTATTACCTTGAGCTGACCTTGAGCGGCTGTTCTATATTTGCCGGCGATGATTTCTTTGTCAGAAATTACGACAGCCATCCACGGGGTTATGAAGGCCGTTATATATTTTATCAGCCGACAGACCGGGGCTACGCTCTGATGGGCCCGACGATGCAAATTACCGGCCGTATCGACGGCATGAATGAAAAAGGACTCGTTATCGGCTATAACTTTACCCATACGAAGAAATCAGCTGACGGTTTTATGTGCAGCATGATTGCGAGAATGGTACTTGAAACATGTGCGGACACTGACGAAGCTGTCGCCATGTTAAAAGAAATACCACACCGACATTCATTCAGCTATGTCGTGCAGGATAAACGGGGTATTCCATATGTAGTAGAAGCATCTCCAAGAAAAGTCATCGCAAGACAGTCAAATGTCTGTACGAACCATTTCCATCTACTGCATGAGGAAAACCGCTACAGACAGGAAGAAACGAGGATCAGGGAGCAGAATATCATTAGAAAACAGCAGCCCTCAGGCAGCGCATACGAAGCGTTTAAAATTATGAACAGCCTGGATGAAGGAATTGCATCAACTAAATATGAGGCATCCGCAGGCACATTGCACACATCGGTTTATCTGCCGAAAGAATTAAAAGCAATGTTTGTAATCGGTCTCGACAGAAAACCTGTTATTTTTGACTTTAATAAATGGCTGCAGGGAGAGAATATTAATATTACGAAGATTAAAGGTGAACTGGACTCCGACAAACCGTTTGTTAATATGGAATAA
- a CDS encoding VOC family protein, producing MAFHSKNATYVETVSLNIKDLNRSIDFYTKMIGLTVKRQDDTRAELTADGENVLVILNQVDKERTHRRASGLYHFALLLPSRDDLALVTMHLAANRVPLGSADHHVSEALYLNDPDDNGIEIYVDRDPEQWIWNDGEVHMVTEALNAEDLLKDRPDPSDFKGLPKDTIMGHIHLHVNDLQKNGEFYTEGLGMEIILNFGGQALFMATEKYHHHIAANVWNGLGAPTPEKGSVGLDYYTLIYPSDDALNEAVSRLTALGYTVEKHAGYVLTKDPSGSHIRMQTQNIHN from the coding sequence ATGGCATTCCATAGTAAAAACGCAACATATGTTGAAACAGTATCACTGAATATTAAAGATTTAAATCGTTCAATCGATTTCTATACAAAAATGATCGGACTGACTGTCAAAAGACAGGATGACACCCGCGCTGAACTTACTGCAGACGGCGAGAATGTACTGGTTATTTTAAATCAGGTCGATAAAGAGCGTACTCACCGCCGTGCTTCAGGTCTTTATCACTTTGCACTTCTGCTTCCGTCAAGAGATGATCTTGCATTAGTCACAATGCATCTGGCTGCAAACAGAGTACCTTTAGGTTCTGCAGACCATCACGTCAGCGAGGCACTTTATCTAAATGATCCGGACGACAACGGTATTGAGATTTATGTAGACAGAGATCCGGAACAATGGATTTGGAATGACGGCGAGGTACACATGGTTACTGAAGCGCTAAATGCAGAAGATCTGTTGAAAGACAGACCGGATCCGTCAGACTTTAAAGGCCTGCCGAAAGATACTATAATGGGACACATTCACCTTCACGTAAATGATCTTCAGAAAAATGGTGAGTTTTACACAGAAGGACTTGGCATGGAAATAATTCTTAATTTCGGCGGTCAGGCATTATTCATGGCAACTGAGAAATACCATCACCATATCGCTGCGAATGTATGGAACGGCCTTGGAGCCCCGACACCTGAAAAAGGCAGCGTAGGACTGGATTACTATACTCTGATTTATCCGTCGGATGATGCGCTGAATGAAGCAGTATCAAGACTTACAGCACTTGGATACACTGTTGAAAAGCACGCGGGCTATGTACTGACAAAAGATCCGTCAGGCAGTCACATCAGAATGCAGACACAAAACATTCACAATTAA
- a CDS encoding thermonuclease family protein gives MASQNNRNNKFIRPRHLKRLGLPGMIVILLLFIGVTVYNDNFAGESTSSSEETAAGNEVTVEQHIDGDTTRFNYNGGTESFRYLIINTPEIGRDGEQDDPYAQEAFERTQELLDNADTITVEFDEEETDHYDRYLAYVYADGEMVNETLVREGLASVDYVHPPNDKYEDLLREAEDQAKSEGVGMWSE, from the coding sequence ATGGCATCACAAAATAACAGAAATAATAAATTTATCCGTCCCAGACATTTGAAGCGACTGGGCCTGCCGGGAATGATTGTTATACTGCTCCTATTTATCGGAGTGACAGTATACAATGATAATTTCGCCGGTGAAAGCACCAGCAGCAGCGAGGAAACTGCTGCCGGGAATGAAGTTACTGTCGAACAGCATATCGACGGGGATACGACGCGTTTTAATTACAACGGCGGTACCGAAAGCTTCAGATACTTAATTATTAATACGCCTGAAATCGGCAGAGACGGCGAACAGGATGATCCATACGCGCAGGAAGCTTTTGAACGTACCCAGGAGCTGCTGGATAATGCTGATACGATTACAGTAGAGTTCGATGAAGAAGAAACAGACCATTACGACCGCTATTTAGCCTATGTATATGCAGATGGTGAAATGGTGAATGAAACACTTGTCAGAGAAGGTCTCGCTTCAGTGGATTATGTTCATCCTCCGAACGATAAATACGAAGATCTGCTGAGAGAAGCAGAAGACCAAGCTAAAAGTGAAGGTGTCGGCATGTGGTCAGAGTAA
- a CDS encoding MerR family transcriptional regulator → MKIKELADLSGVSIRTLHHYDEIGLLTPKTDPGNGYRNYSDEDISKLQQILFFRQLNFKLGRIKEMMDSPDYDTKEALQMQKEIILKEQSRLNDILQLIDKTIKNNEGGIIMTNEEKFEGVDFSQNPYEKEARERWEDRAVDESTNKIKRMGQKEAEHRFNEIYKELADVRHLLPDSAAAQNCIHEWYVFLNEVGEYTPEMFKGLGDMYVEDRRFTKNIDKYGEGLAKFMQQAMTVYYERNQK, encoded by the coding sequence ATGAAAATAAAAGAACTGGCTGACTTGTCAGGAGTGAGTATCAGAACGCTGCATCATTACGATGAAATCGGGCTGCTGACACCAAAAACGGATCCAGGGAACGGTTATCGGAATTATTCGGATGAAGATATTTCAAAACTGCAGCAGATACTTTTCTTCAGACAGCTGAATTTTAAACTGGGCCGGATTAAAGAAATGATGGACAGTCCGGATTACGATACGAAAGAAGCGCTTCAGATGCAGAAGGAAATTATTTTAAAGGAACAGTCGCGTCTGAATGATATTCTGCAGCTGATTGACAAAACGATTAAAAATAATGAAGGCGGAATTATTATGACAAATGAAGAAAAATTTGAAGGTGTGGACTTCTCACAAAATCCTTATGAAAAAGAAGCGAGAGAAAGATGGGAAGACCGGGCAGTTGATGAATCAACTAATAAAATTAAACGTATGGGTCAGAAAGAAGCAGAACACAGGTTTAATGAAATCTATAAAGAACTTGCAGACGTCAGACACTTATTACCGGACTCGGCAGCTGCACAGAACTGTATTCATGAGTGGTATGTATTCTTAAATGAAGTGGGGGAGTATACACCTGAAATGTTTAAAGGACTTGGGGATATGTACGTGGAAGACCGGAGATTCACTAAAAACATTGATAAATATGGTGAAGGACTTGCAAAATTCATGCAGCAGGCAATGACTGTATATTATGAAAGAAACCAAAAATAA
- a CDS encoding IDEAL domain-containing protein, with protein MGRPVYPANQLRGFINTINDLSADLVLQESMNHFNVKYYNQKIEESLIEKDEEKFMKYTNLLKEL; from the coding sequence ATGGGCAGACCAGTTTATCCTGCAAATCAATTAAGAGGCTTCATCAACACAATTAATGACCTGTCAGCAGATCTTGTTTTGCAAGAATCAATGAACCATTTTAATGTAAAATACTATAACCAAAAAATAGAAGAATCACTCATCGAAAAAGATGAAGAGAAATTCATGAAGTACACTAATTTACTAAAAGAACTGTAA